The Sorangiineae bacterium MSr11954 DNA segment GTCGTTGATGTACGCGACCGACGAAGGATCGAGGCCCTCGGCCGTGGAGACGTTCAGCCCCGAGGCCAGCACCTGCGCGCGCTGAATGAGGACGACCGACGACTTGCCCGGCATATTGTCGGACTCGATGCGTCCGTCCTTGACCACGGCCACCACATCGACGTAGTCGCCCGGCCGGATGAGCGGCGCGTTCGAATCTTCGCGCGAGGTGCGGATGGTCACCGCCCGGCTGCCCGGCTGAATGGCCGCGCTCAGCGAGCGCTTCTCCTCGCTGGCCGACAGATCGCTCCACATGAAGGTCTCGCCCTCCATCACCCGGTTGCTGCAGTGCATACCGATGATCTTGGCGCGCTCGGCTTCCTTGATGGCCCGATCCTCGACGTACGCCATCGGGACCTCGTGAACGACGATCATTTCGTCGGTGATGACGGTGCCGCGCTCGATCAGCTTGGCCGCCGCGAGCAGCTTGACCTTGTCACCGCCCGATTGCGTCATCTCGAACCTTCGCTGGTAGAACGCCAGGCAGAAGAT contains these protein-coding regions:
- the cpaB gene encoding Flp pilus assembly protein CpaB produces the protein MKRTALFFAIISTVIGIFCLAFYQRRFEMTQSGGDKVKLLAAAKLIERGTVITDEMIVVHEVPMAYVEDRAIKEAERAKIIGMHCSNRVMEGETFMWSDLSASEEKRSLSAAIQPGSRAVTIRTSREDSNAPLIRPGDYVDVVAVVKDGRIESDNMPGKSSVVLIQRAQVLASGLNVSTAEGLDPSSVAYINDKAESTLLTLSLTLQEAQILALAGEKGNLSVVLRAPGDQRTLAVVPEIASNELYDPKLRAQRSSMRETPRPGAAK